In Argopecten irradians isolate NY chromosome 11, Ai_NY, whole genome shotgun sequence, one DNA window encodes the following:
- the LOC138334471 gene encoding rho-associated protein kinase 1-like — protein sequence MKETIATIQRELHEVRNEHGKAVNDLEQKIEKLYKEKETALKRREKTRTEMDELVKLVDKLKSEHQKEIDTLQELSNKSRTELKDTRSMCHDLQKKIENLNKQLTSVKNDVKQTRESASDFRNIASRYDDKQACGITSAKKALKVVTERVTNHIKSYESEMDETHDSIKACVSSVTFLKKQLDKLKKLERSAVDNGKTPPMDPMKTCNRFGVLDNGMPPDIHETLETLSEIPFHAAQQSRTITEPYRPKSHTRIVVNNDTNSPRKTVEIQNANIARSKSDINGSTGTKPHEIRQSSDVVSDVGTIPVHFPSSMCQTMSERSKTLVSESQTSRHSGADLADKFVGYRSSKRKVSRFYIHGMNRKVASESAMRDFLDKAGVRVTH from the coding sequence ATGAAGGAAACTATTGCTACCATACAGCGAGAGCTTCATGAAGTAAGGAACGAACACGGCAAAGCTGTAAATGACCTGGAacagaaaattgaaaaactttacaaagaaaaagaaaccGCTTTAAAACGAAGAGAAAAGACACGCACAGAAATGGATGAACTCGTAAAACTAGTAGACAAACTAAAGAGTGAGCATCAAAAGGAGATTGATACTCTACAAGAACTGAGCAATAAATCACGCACTGAACTAAAAGATACGAGGAGCATGTGTCAtgatttacaaaagaaaattgaaaatcttAACAAACAGTTAACATCTGTGAAAAATGACGTCAAACAAACACGAGAATCGGCTTCTGACTTTCGCAACATAGCTAGTCGTTATGATGACAAACAAGCATGTGGCATTACAAGTGCTAAAAAAGCCCTGAAAGTAGTTACGGAACGTGTGACTAATCACATCAAAAGCTATGAGTCTGAAATGGACGAAACTCATGACTCCATTAAAGCTTGCGTGTCATCTGTTACTTTCCTCAAGAAACAGCTAGACAAATTAAAGAAACTTGAGCGAAGCGCTGTCGACAATGGTAAAACACCACCAATGGATCCTATGAAAACCTGTAACAGATTCGGTGTACTTGACAATGGAATGCCACCTGATATCCATGAAACACTCGAAACCCTTAGTGAGATTCCTTTTCATGCAGCACAACAGTCGAGGACCATAACTGAACCATACAGGCCAAAATCCCACACCAGGATTGTCGTTAATAATGACACTAATAGTCCTAGGAAAACAGTGGAAATACAGAATGCAAACATCGCGCGCTCTAAAAGCGATATCAACGGATCAACAGGTACAAAACCACATGAGATTCGCCAGTCTAGCGATGTTGTATCAGATGTTGGTACGATACCTGTGCACTTTCCTTCATCAATGTGTCAAACGATGTCAGAACGTAGCAAGACTCTCGTTAGTGAGTCGCAAACCTCTAGGCATAGCGGGGCAGATCTAGCTGACAAATTCGTAGGATACAGGTCCTCTAAAAGAAAGGTTAGTCGTTTCTACATACATGGAATGAACAGGAAAGTAGCGTCTGAGTCGGCGATGAGAGATTTCCTAGACAAAGCCGGTGTCCGTGTTACTCACtaa